Proteins encoded within one genomic window of Humulus lupulus chromosome 1, drHumLupu1.1, whole genome shotgun sequence:
- the LOC133798718 gene encoding protein MOR1-like produces the protein MLSIADIKTAVKNKVPLVRSSTLNWVTFCIETSNKAVILKVHKDYVPILMECLNDGTPDVRDAAFSALAAIAKLVGMRPLERSLEKLDDVRRKKLSEMISGSEGGTSTNTSLVQASGATVSSHEALDASFVKKSAASMLSGKRPIQAAVSS, from the exons ATGTTGTCTATTGCAGATATTAAGACAGCTGTAAAAAATAAAGTTCCTCTTGTACGGTCATCAACTCTTAACTGGGTAACATTCTGTATTGAAACAAGTAACAAGGCTGTTATTTTAAAGGTGCACAAGGACTATGTGCCTATCCTTATGGAG TGCCTCAATGATGGGACTCCAGATGTGAGGGATGCAGCCTTTTCAGCTTTGGCAGCGATAGCTAAG TTGGTTGGTATGAGACCCTTGGAGCGGTCACTTGAGAAACTTGATGATGTTAGAAGAAAGAAGCTTTCTGAAATGATTTCAGGTTCTGAAGGTGGCACATCCACTAATACAAGCTTAG TCCAAGCTTCTGGTGCAACCGTATCCTCTCATGAG GCATTAGATGCTTCATTTGTTAAAAAGTCAGCAGCAAGCATGCTTAGTGGGAAGAGGCCTATTCAAGCAGCTGTGAGTTCTTGA